From a single Nicotiana tabacum cultivar K326 chromosome 8, ASM71507v2, whole genome shotgun sequence genomic region:
- the LOC142163183 gene encoding uncharacterized protein LOC142163183, whose protein sequence is MVEIRGMLQQLIGINGKMQEKLAVHDSAIKNIETQLGQLSMALNNCPQGTLPADTNINPKEQNPNQLMALSLRNGRDFDKEQEVAQASKETTPATLIPLEGQDEKGKAKVNEQAAEQVVPLMPQNPNREKPTSSEQRVIPALFPHRLVKQKKEDQYKKFMEILRQIQLNIPLMDALREMPSYAKMMKDLMSQKFDFQDLSTVTLTQTCSAVMTRPMAQKMSNPGSFTIPCTIGSYTFAKELCYLGASINLMPLAVYTKLGIGRARPTSMLLHLADHTVKKPTGILDDVLVQVGKFVFPVDFVILDCQVDEEIPIIFGHWESLIDCEIGELKMRLNDEEVIFNI, encoded by the exons ATGGTAGAGATCAGGGGGATGCTCCAGCAACTCATTGGGATAAATGgtaagatgcaagaaaagttGGCAGTACATGACTCAGCTATAAAGAACATTGAAACTCAGTTGGGGCAGTTGTCTATGGCTTTAAACAATTGCCCCCAGGGAACGTTGCCAGCGGATACAAATATTAACCCCAAGGAGCAAAACCCGAATCAGCTGATGGCATTAAGTCTTCGGAATGGGAGAGATTTTGACAAAGAGCAGGAGGTTGCACAAGCCAGCAAAGAGACTACGCCAGCCACTCTAATTCCACTAGAG GGTCAAGATGAAAAGGGTAAGGCTAAGGTAAATGAACAAGCTGCAGAACAGGTGGTGCCTCTTATGCCACAGAACCCTAACAGAGAGAAGCCAACAAGCAGTGAACAAAGGGTGATACCTGCACTATTCCCTCATAGACtggtaaaacaaaagaaagaagatcaatacaagaaattcatggagatTCTGCGTCAAATTCAGCTGAATATTCCTTTGATGGATGCCTTGAGGGAGATGCCAAGTTATGCGAAGATGATGAAAGACCTAATGTCACAGaagtttgattttcaggacctatCCACAGTGACTCTGACGCAGACCTGCAGCGCAGTAATGACCAGACCGATGGCTCAAAAGATGTCCAACCCAGGTAGCTTCACTATTCCATGCACGATTGGGAGTTACACCTTTGCAAAGGAATTATGTTATTTGGGAgccagcataaatttgatgcctctGGCTGTATACACCAAATTgggcattggcagagctagaccgACTTCGATGCTGCTACATCTAGCTGACCACACGGTAAAAAAACCTACTGGGattcttgatgatgtgttggtgcaagtgGGGAAGTTCGTGTTCCCTGTAGACTttgttattctggattgtcagGTAGATGAGGAGATACCTATCATTTTTGGCCACTGGGAGAGCCTGATCGATTGTGAGATTGGGGAATTAAAAATGAGACTGAACGATgaagaagtcatattcaatatttaG